The DNA segment CCCGGCTGGCACATTGAGTGCAGCGCCATGAGCATGAAATTCCTGGGGCCAAGTTTCGACCTGCATCTCGGCGGCGAAGACTTGAGGTTTCCGCATCACGAGGATGAAATTGCGCAGAGCGAAGGCGCGGCGTTGCAGCAGGACGGACAGCGGTTCGTCAAATACTGGCTGCACGGCGCGCATCTGCTGGTCGAGGGCAAGAAGATGAGCAAGTCGCTCGGCAATTTCTTCACGCTGCGCGATTTGCTGGCGAAAGGTTTTACCGGACGCGAGATTCGTTATCTGCTGCTCACCGCGCATTATCGGGAGACTTTCAATTTCACTTTGGACGGCTTGCAAGGAGGGCGGACGGCCCTGGCACGGATTGATGAATGCGTGGCCAAATTGCGCGAGCTGGTTGGAGTTCAAGCTTCAGCTCGTTCGGATGACACGCTAAAGCGTGAACTCCAACAGACCGGCTTGGTCATGCGTTTCACAGACGCCCTTGACGAGGATTTGAATATCTCCGCGGCTTGGGCTGCGGTGTTCGATTGGGTGCGCGAAACGAACAAACGCCTCGTGGAGAAATCGCTCCCACCTGCCGATGCTGCCGCCGCGCTCGCCGCTTGGGAGAAGGTGAATTCCGTCCTCGGCGTCGGTTCAGCCGCCGAATCCGAAGCGCCACGCGAAATCCTCGCCCTGCTGGAGGCGCGGCAGGCGGCACGCAAAGCCAAAGATTTCAAACGCGCCGATGCCATTCGCAACGAGTTGAAGGCCAAAGGTTGGGTGATTGAAGACACGCCGAAAGGACCGAAGTTGAAAAAGTTGTGACCACAGTCGAGACAAGCTGGAGTTCACGCTTTAGCGTGTCAGGTGTAAACACATTGCAGCGTAGGCTCAGGCAAGCTAAAGCTTGAACTCCAACGAGAATGAAAGGTTTGTTCATCACGTTCGAGGGCACGGAAGGCAGCGGCAAATCGACGCAGGCTGCCTTGCTGGCCGAACACCTTCGCGTGACAGGGCGCACGGTGCGACTCCTGCGCGAACCGGGCGGCACGCCCATTGGCGAGGAAATCCGCCACACGCTCAAGCACAGCCCGGACAACGCCGCCATGACGGCCGAGACAGAACTGCTGCTGATGAACGCCAGCCGCGCCCAACTCGTGCGCGAAGTCATCCGCCCCGCCCTCGCCAGGGGAGAAGCTGTCTTGTGCGACCGATTCTATGATTCCACCACGGCCTATCAAGGATACGGACGCGGACTGGATTTGAAGGCGGTCCAGGCCATGATTGATTTCGCTGTCGGCGAGACGCGACCGCACCTCACATTGCTGTTGCGTATTTC comes from the Verrucomicrobiota bacterium genome and includes:
- a CDS encoding cysteine--tRNA ligase, with product MGLKFFNTLSRSVQEFVPLDPAGKRVGMYCCGPTVYDFAHIGNWRSFVFGDLVRRFLEFKGFSVQYVMNITDVEDKIIKRVRETKTTLREFTSKYEAAYFEDLKTLNCLMPHQTPRATEHIPEIISLIEKLIARGLAYKAADGSVYFSIEKYRGCGCQYGQLVKLNFDEMRAGDRVKSDEYAKESVADFALWKARAPDDGDVFWPSPWGEGRPGWHIECSAMSMKFLGPSFDLHLGGEDLRFPHHEDEIAQSEGAALQQDGQRFVKYWLHGAHLLVEGKKMSKSLGNFFTLRDLLAKGFTGREIRYLLLTAHYRETFNFTLDGLQGGRTALARIDECVAKLRELVGVQASARSDDTLKRELQQTGLVMRFTDALDEDLNISAAWAAVFDWVRETNKRLVEKSLPPADAAAALAAWEKVNSVLGVGSAAESEAPREILALLEARQAARKAKDFKRADAIRNELKAKGWVIEDTPKGPKLKKL
- the tmk gene encoding dTMP kinase; translation: MKGLFITFEGTEGSGKSTQAALLAEHLRVTGRTVRLLREPGGTPIGEEIRHTLKHSPDNAAMTAETELLLMNASRAQLVREVIRPALARGEAVLCDRFYDSTTAYQGYGRGLDLKAVQAMIDFAVGETRPHLTLLLRISAKASEARRRSRQSTLPFLRDRMEEADHQFFERVAKGYQQIAAAEPERVRVIDAGDDVQTVSAAIWKEVSTLLGR